In Halococcus hamelinensis 100A6, a genomic segment contains:
- a CDS encoding bis(5'-nucleosyl)-tetraphosphatase, translating into MAVEATSAGAILFRDTRGRREYLLLKSRPGDWEFPKGGVEGDEELQQTAIREVTEESGIADFRLIDGFRREYDYVFQAGGDTIHKTVHLFVAESNEASAELSNEHHDHQWRDYEQAVNTITQDGPRDIFVEAHDFLNDAGY; encoded by the coding sequence ATGGCAGTCGAAGCGACGAGTGCGGGGGCTATCCTCTTTCGCGATACGAGGGGCCGCCGCGAGTACCTCCTCCTGAAGAGCCGTCCCGGGGACTGGGAGTTCCCCAAAGGCGGCGTCGAGGGGGACGAGGAACTCCAGCAGACGGCGATTCGAGAGGTAACGGAGGAATCCGGGATCGCGGATTTCAGATTGATCGATGGGTTTCGGCGCGAGTACGACTACGTCTTCCAGGCCGGCGGCGACACGATCCACAAGACCGTCCACCTGTTCGTCGCGGAGTCGAACGAGGCGAGCGCCGAACTCTCGAACGAACACCACGACCACCAGTGGCGCGACTACGAGCAGGCGGTGAACACCATCACCCAGGACGGCCCGCGCGACATCTTCGTCGAAGCCCACGACTTCCTCAACGACGCGGGCTACTGA
- a CDS encoding DUF7563 family protein has product MPNCLNCESFVTEQYVRVFAPTGMETVRVCPRCEDKLRDGAEVREAHSPRHTNR; this is encoded by the coding sequence ATGCCTAACTGCCTGAACTGTGAGTCGTTCGTGACCGAACAGTACGTTCGCGTGTTCGCCCCGACCGGGATGGAGACCGTCCGGGTCTGTCCCCGGTGCGAGGACAAACTCCGTGACGGGGCCGAGGTCCGCGAGGCCCACTCGCCCCGGCACACCAACCGATAG
- a CDS encoding NAD-dependent succinate-semialdehyde dehydrogenase: MDRTNPATGEALEPVEDDTEEDIETALATADETFEEWREVPINERQQLLANAAEVLRENKGEYAELMTREMGKPISGAVAEVEKCAWVCEHYAERADEFFQDELIGSDAETKTLVSYEPLGPVLVIMPWNYPFWQVFRFIAPHVTAGNVGILKHASNVPGCAQAIEDILLEAGFPEGVFQSLMIHSDPIEGMLEDDRIVAATLTGSEPAGRAVAETAGAELKKTVLELGGNDPFIVLDDADLDAAAEVGAQGRTLNSGQSCIASKRFIVHEDVYDEFVSKFVDEMDSLTIGDPTEEDTDVGPQAREDLMEELHDQVERTVEDGATVEVGGEPLDRDGFFYPPTVLTDVPTDAASACEEVFGPSAAVFEVSSEAEAIELANDSDYGLSSSVWTDDLDRGERVARQIEAGMSYVNQLSKSDPRLPFGGVKNSGYGRELGRHGAHEFVNRKTVWVQDADPN, translated from the coding sequence ATGGACAGAACGAATCCGGCCACCGGCGAGGCCCTCGAACCGGTCGAGGACGACACCGAGGAGGACATCGAGACCGCGCTCGCGACGGCCGACGAGACGTTCGAGGAGTGGCGCGAGGTTCCGATCAACGAGCGCCAGCAGCTCCTCGCCAACGCGGCCGAGGTGCTCCGGGAGAACAAAGGGGAGTACGCCGAACTCATGACCCGCGAGATGGGCAAACCCATCTCGGGGGCGGTCGCGGAGGTGGAGAAGTGCGCGTGGGTCTGTGAGCACTACGCCGAACGCGCCGACGAGTTCTTCCAGGACGAACTGATCGGCAGCGACGCCGAGACGAAGACCCTGGTCTCCTACGAACCCCTCGGCCCGGTGCTCGTGATCATGCCGTGGAACTACCCCTTCTGGCAGGTCTTCCGGTTCATCGCGCCGCACGTCACCGCCGGCAACGTCGGGATCCTGAAACACGCCTCGAACGTGCCCGGCTGTGCCCAGGCCATCGAAGACATCCTGCTCGAAGCGGGCTTTCCCGAGGGCGTCTTCCAGTCGCTGATGATCCACTCCGACCCGATCGAGGGAATGCTCGAAGACGACCGCATCGTGGCCGCGACGCTCACCGGGAGCGAGCCCGCGGGCCGCGCGGTCGCCGAGACCGCCGGGGCCGAACTCAAGAAGACGGTGCTCGAACTCGGCGGCAACGACCCGTTCATCGTGCTCGACGACGCGGACCTCGACGCCGCCGCCGAGGTCGGCGCACAGGGTCGCACCCTCAACTCCGGCCAGTCGTGCATCGCGAGCAAGCGCTTCATCGTCCACGAGGACGTCTACGACGAGTTCGTCTCGAAGTTCGTCGACGAGATGGATTCACTCACTATCGGCGACCCGACGGAGGAGGACACCGACGTCGGCCCGCAGGCCCGCGAGGACCTGATGGAGGAGCTTCACGACCAGGTCGAGCGCACGGTGGAGGACGGCGCGACGGTCGAAGTCGGCGGCGAACCGCTCGATAGAGATGGGTTCTTCTACCCGCCGACGGTGCTCACGGACGTGCCGACCGACGCCGCCTCGGCCTGCGAGGAGGTCTTCGGGCCGTCGGCGGCGGTCTTCGAGGTGAGCAGTGAAGCGGAGGCCATCGAACTCGCCAACGACTCCGACTACGGCCTGAGCTCTTCGGTCTGGACCGACGACCTCGACCGTGGCGAGCGCGTCGCCCGCCAGATCGAGGCCGGGATGAGTTACGTCAACCAGCTCTCGAAGTCCGACCCGCGACTCCCCTTCGGCGGGGTCAAGAACTCGGGCTACGGCCGCGAGCTCGGTCGCCACGGGGCCCACGAGTTCGTGAACCGGAAGACCGTCTGGGTGCAGGACGCCGACCCGAACTGA
- a CDS encoding DUF5797 family protein codes for MALSDEATERLADVVALQPTKNGELEERWGMDGGSEVHQYLEAELKEYYYRDENSLIRATADAAELVGAEPDDGPRTVRVPELEVSVFDVVADQDDDPESVVSVLHKLRETHDIDPAPDDVRSALRGLARRGVVEVVQRTVPVFRLAVERDSVVVEPIDED; via the coding sequence ATGGCCCTCTCCGACGAGGCGACCGAACGCCTCGCAGACGTGGTTGCCCTCCAACCCACGAAGAACGGCGAACTCGAAGAGCGCTGGGGGATGGACGGCGGCAGCGAGGTCCACCAGTACCTCGAAGCCGAACTCAAGGAGTACTACTACCGCGACGAGAACAGCCTGATCCGCGCGACCGCCGACGCCGCCGAACTCGTCGGGGCCGAACCCGACGACGGCCCGCGAACCGTTCGCGTGCCCGAACTCGAAGTCTCGGTGTTCGACGTCGTCGCCGACCAGGACGACGATCCCGAGAGCGTGGTCTCGGTGCTCCACAAGCTCCGCGAGACCCACGACATCGACCCCGCACCCGACGACGTTCGCTCCGCGCTCCGGGGCCTCGCACGCCGCGGCGTGGTCGAGGTGGTTCAACGGACCGTCCCGGTCTTCCGGCTCGCGGTCGAGCGCGATTCGGTGGTCGTCGAGCCGATCGACGAGGACTAA
- a CDS encoding dihydrolipoyl dehydrogenase family protein produces the protein MVDFDLIVFGGGTGNRVASAAAEAGLETALVEKGPIGGLCLNRGCNPSKMLIQHATVANRVREASEFGIDASVDEVRFSEFVREVNDELAAVADRKAQNKRDQANLTLFQEEARFVDDETIELVESGETHTAEKVVVAAGSTPVVPDPIDGLGEVDFLTSADALRLESPPERLVVLGGGYIAAELGYYFDAFGTDVVLVDRNETLLHREDSDVAAAVTEVAEERHDVYTGHSATAVEESDGEVIVTAETGDGDSVEVMGDELLVALGRRPNTDGVGLDATSIETDDGGFVATDEQLRTSLEGVWAMGDVAGNAMFKHSGDYEGEIVVDNVVHDAGREADFTALPHAVFTEPQVAAVGRTEAELREDGDEYVVGRAAFTDTAMSRALKLDRGFVKVLCDPESRAVVGCHVFGHEASVLVHEVVPAVRYGLTVDDLANTLLHAHPALSKVVQMACADAGDAADRAAE, from the coding sequence ATGGTCGACTTCGACCTGATCGTGTTCGGCGGCGGCACCGGCAATCGGGTGGCCTCGGCGGCGGCCGAGGCGGGCCTGGAGACGGCGCTCGTCGAGAAGGGTCCAATCGGTGGACTCTGTCTGAACCGTGGCTGCAACCCCTCGAAGATGCTGATCCAGCACGCGACCGTCGCGAATCGGGTCCGTGAGGCGAGCGAGTTCGGTATCGACGCTTCGGTCGACGAGGTCCGCTTTTCCGAGTTCGTTCGCGAGGTCAACGACGAGCTCGCCGCGGTCGCGGACCGGAAGGCGCAGAACAAACGCGACCAGGCGAACCTCACGCTGTTCCAGGAGGAAGCCCGGTTCGTCGACGACGAAACGATCGAGCTCGTCGAGTCGGGCGAGACGCACACGGCAGAGAAAGTCGTCGTCGCGGCGGGGAGCACGCCCGTGGTTCCCGATCCGATCGACGGGCTCGGCGAGGTCGACTTCCTGACCAGCGCCGACGCGCTCCGGCTGGAAAGTCCACCCGAGCGACTCGTGGTGCTCGGCGGCGGCTACATCGCCGCCGAACTCGGCTACTACTTCGATGCGTTCGGGACGGACGTCGTGCTGGTCGACCGCAACGAGACCCTCCTCCATCGCGAGGATTCGGACGTTGCGGCGGCAGTTACCGAGGTCGCCGAGGAACGCCACGACGTCTACACGGGCCACAGCGCCACGGCCGTCGAGGAGTCTGACGGTGAGGTTATTGTGACCGCCGAAACCGGGGACGGCGATTCGGTCGAGGTGATGGGCGACGAACTGCTGGTGGCGCTGGGCCGGCGGCCGAACACCGACGGCGTCGGGCTCGACGCGACGAGCATCGAGACGGACGACGGGGGGTTCGTCGCGACCGACGAGCAGCTCCGAACCTCCCTCGAGGGGGTCTGGGCGATGGGTGACGTCGCGGGCAACGCGATGTTCAAACACTCCGGGGACTACGAGGGCGAAATCGTCGTCGACAACGTGGTTCACGATGCCGGTCGCGAGGCGGACTTCACCGCGCTCCCACACGCCGTCTTCACCGAGCCACAGGTCGCGGCGGTCGGGCGGACGGAGGCCGAACTCCGCGAGGACGGGGACGAGTACGTCGTGGGTCGTGCCGCGTTCACCGATACCGCGATGAGCCGGGCGCTGAAGCTCGACCGTGGGTTCGTGAAGGTGCTCTGTGACCCCGAGAGCCGGGCGGTCGTCGGCTGTCACGTCTTCGGCCACGAGGCGTCGGTCCTCGTTCACGAGGTGGTGCCCGCCGTCCGATACGGACTGACGGTCGACGACCTCGCGAACACCCTGCTCCACGCCCATCCGGCGCTGAGCAAGGTGGTGCAGATGGCGTGTGCGGACGCCGGCGACGCTGCGGACCGGGCCGCCGAGTGA
- a CDS encoding threonine aldolase family protein, with translation MIDLRSDTVTRPSDAMREAARTAEVGDDVYGEDPTVNELEARAAEAVGMEAALYVPTGTMGNQVAARTHTDRGQEVLCERESHIYKWELAGLAQHSALQARTIDGGPRGTITPEDIDAGHVATDGHRAGTGLLALENTHNSKGGVAIPAEAIDAAAEAAHDLDVPVHVDGARVFNASVALDTPAPRLLESVDSVLFCLSKGLGAPVGSMLAGSAAFVERARRHRKLLGGGMRQAGIIAAPGIEALSNVDRLETDHANAKTLAAGLDGIGGVTAAEPDTNIVVAGTESPAEAFVDAIAEEGVRASAFGDYRVRFCTHWDVDEDDIEEAVAGVRRAVA, from the coding sequence ATGATCGACCTCCGGAGCGACACCGTCACCCGCCCGAGCGACGCGATGCGCGAGGCCGCCCGTACCGCCGAGGTGGGCGACGACGTCTACGGTGAGGACCCCACCGTCAACGAACTCGAAGCCCGTGCCGCCGAGGCCGTCGGCATGGAGGCGGCGCTCTACGTACCGACCGGGACGATGGGCAACCAGGTCGCCGCGCGCACCCACACCGACCGCGGCCAGGAGGTGCTCTGCGAACGCGAGAGCCACATCTACAAGTGGGAGCTCGCCGGCCTCGCCCAGCACTCGGCGCTTCAGGCGCGGACGATCGACGGCGGTCCCCGTGGGACCATCACTCCTGAAGACATCGACGCGGGCCACGTCGCGACCGACGGCCACCGGGCCGGCACCGGGCTCCTCGCGCTCGAAAACACCCACAACAGCAAGGGCGGGGTCGCGATCCCGGCCGAGGCGATCGACGCCGCGGCCGAGGCCGCCCACGACCTCGACGTCCCCGTGCACGTCGACGGCGCGCGGGTGTTCAACGCCAGCGTCGCGCTCGATACGCCCGCGCCGCGACTGCTCGAAAGCGTGGATTCGGTGCTGTTCTGTCTCTCGAAGGGCCTCGGCGCGCCCGTCGGGTCGATGCTCGCCGGGAGCGCGGCGTTCGTCGAGCGCGCGCGTCGCCACCGGAAACTGCTCGGCGGCGGGATGCGTCAGGCGGGGATCATCGCCGCGCCGGGGATCGAGGCGCTCTCGAACGTCGACCGGCTCGAGACGGACCACGCGAACGCGAAGACCCTCGCGGCGGGCCTCGACGGGATCGGGGGCGTGACCGCGGCCGAGCCGGATACGAACATCGTGGTCGCGGGGACCGAATCGCCCGCCGAGGCGTTCGTCGACGCCATCGCCGAGGAAGGGGTGCGGGCGTCGGCGTTCGGGGACTACCGGGTTCGGTTCTGTACCCACTGGGACGTCGACGAGGACGATATCGAGGAGGCCGTCGCGGGCGTGCGGCGGGCGGTCGCGTAG
- a CDS encoding alpha/beta hydrolase → MQADEIHPQAKAAVERQDRFSLPHSRRATPALRFVSRVTMRIRNRHNPHVGTVTDLTIPGPAGDLDARLYRPDGDGPHPTVVFFHGGGFVFGDIATHDWLCRHLVRESGCAVLSVDYRLAPEHPFPAAVEDAYAATEWAAANPEALDATGELAVAGDSAGGNLAAVVALLAADRDGPAIDHQALLYPGVGFDDEHPSMQDHAGIVLSEADMEWFNECYFVNDIHMRNPYADPINAADLSGVAPATVVTAGFDPLRDGGRAYAERLVRDGVSTRYENYADMVHGFMTMREVDRAREAIAAVADDLAGALVGDRAVE, encoded by the coding sequence ATGCAGGCCGACGAGATCCACCCCCAGGCGAAGGCGGCGGTCGAACGACAGGACCGATTCTCGCTCCCGCACAGCCGCCGTGCGACGCCGGCCCTCCGCTTCGTCTCGCGCGTGACGATGCGGATCCGGAACCGGCACAACCCGCACGTCGGGACGGTGACGGACCTCACGATCCCCGGTCCCGCGGGCGACCTCGACGCCCGCCTCTACCGACCGGACGGGGACGGCCCGCACCCCACGGTCGTCTTCTTCCACGGCGGCGGGTTCGTCTTCGGCGACATCGCCACCCACGACTGGCTCTGCCGGCACTTGGTTCGCGAGAGCGGCTGTGCCGTCCTCTCGGTGGACTACCGGCTCGCGCCCGAACACCCCTTCCCGGCGGCGGTCGAGGACGCCTACGCCGCGACCGAGTGGGCCGCCGCGAACCCCGAGGCGCTCGACGCCACCGGCGAACTCGCGGTGGCGGGCGATTCGGCCGGCGGGAACCTCGCCGCCGTCGTCGCCCTCCTCGCCGCCGACCGCGACGGGCCGGCCATCGACCATCAGGCCCTCCTCTACCCCGGCGTCGGGTTCGACGACGAGCATCCCTCGATGCAGGACCACGCCGGCATCGTGCTCTCCGAGGCGGACATGGAATGGTTCAACGAGTGCTACTTCGTGAACGACATCCACATGCGAAACCCCTACGCCGACCCGATCAACGCCGCCGACCTGTCCGGGGTCGCGCCCGCGACGGTCGTCACCGCGGGCTTCGACCCGCTTCGGGACGGCGGGCGGGCCTACGCCGAGCGCCTCGTCCGTGACGGGGTCTCGACGCGCTACGAGAACTACGCGGACATGGTCCACGGCTTCATGACGATGCGCGAGGTCGACCGCGCTCGCGAGGCTATCGCCGCCGTCGCCGACGACCTCGCGGGCGCGCTCGTCGGGGACCGGGCCGTCGAGTGA
- a CDS encoding DUF58 domain-containing protein: MRPTRRAVTVAGLCGLAVWLAVRFGARSLNAVVVPALVALVAGAVQLVLADRPTLRRSRPAPGFPDEIRPVELTIEGGDALSARVTETVGDGLETSFSSAKRGLPATVEYDVRLGSRGERRLGPATLKVTDVLGLWTTTYDYPKRTPLLVYPPLFEVAGAGGALGAPDPVDQRDEFDELREYVPGDSLRDIHWASSAKRDELVVMEFDTASDVTGLTVAAEAVAGYDDEMAAATASVVTALLDAGLAVGLALPGVEVERDGGESQRDRVLAALARAGPGRVERDADVRVVADAGGTRVTVENREIAFSDLAGPRIEPTADTGVVS, encoded by the coding sequence ATGAGACCCACCCGCCGGGCGGTCACGGTGGCGGGGCTGTGCGGCCTCGCGGTCTGGCTCGCGGTCCGCTTCGGCGCGCGCTCGCTCAACGCGGTGGTGGTGCCGGCGCTGGTCGCGCTCGTCGCGGGGGCGGTACAGCTGGTTCTCGCCGACCGCCCGACGCTTCGTCGGAGCCGACCCGCACCCGGGTTTCCGGACGAGATTCGACCCGTCGAGCTCACCATCGAGGGGGGCGACGCGCTGTCGGCGCGGGTCACCGAGACCGTCGGCGACGGGCTCGAAACCTCGTTTTCGAGCGCGAAGCGCGGGCTGCCGGCCACCGTCGAGTACGACGTTCGGCTCGGCTCCCGCGGCGAACGGCGGCTCGGCCCGGCGACGCTGAAAGTGACGGACGTCCTCGGGCTCTGGACGACGACGTACGACTACCCGAAACGAACGCCCCTTCTGGTGTATCCACCGCTCTTCGAGGTCGCGGGGGCCGGCGGCGCGCTCGGCGCGCCCGACCCCGTCGACCAGCGCGACGAGTTCGACGAACTCCGGGAGTACGTCCCGGGCGACAGCCTGCGTGACATCCACTGGGCGTCGAGCGCCAAACGCGACGAGCTCGTGGTGATGGAGTTCGACACCGCGAGCGACGTCACAGGGCTGACGGTCGCCGCCGAGGCGGTCGCGGGCTACGACGACGAGATGGCGGCGGCGACCGCGAGCGTCGTCACCGCGCTGCTCGACGCGGGGCTCGCGGTCGGCCTCGCGCTCCCCGGCGTCGAGGTCGAACGCGACGGCGGCGAGTCCCAGCGCGACCGCGTCCTCGCCGCGCTCGCCAGAGCCGGGCCGGGACGGGTCGAGCGCGACGCCGACGTCCGGGTGGTCGCCGACGCCGGCGGCACGCGCGTGACCGTCGAGAACCGCGAGATAGCCTTCAGCGACCTCGCCGGCCCCAGGATCGAACCCACGGCCGACACCGGGGTGGTCTCGTGA
- the yciH gene encoding translation initiation factor, translating into MSGDFNSITGLPDELDIDGDLARADQRVSIRVDERRYGKAMTIVEGFDDSTTDVSDLASELKSQLATGGTVSDGRIELQGDHRNRLPDLLEERGFELAD; encoded by the coding sequence GTGTCAGGCGACTTCAACTCGATCACGGGACTGCCCGACGAACTCGACATCGACGGCGACCTCGCGCGCGCCGACCAGCGGGTCTCGATCCGCGTCGACGAGCGCCGCTACGGCAAGGCGATGACCATCGTCGAGGGGTTCGACGACTCGACGACCGACGTCTCCGACCTCGCCTCCGAGCTCAAGAGCCAACTCGCGACCGGCGGCACCGTCTCGGACGGGCGGATCGAACTCCAGGGCGACCACCGGAATCGGCTGCCCGATCTCCTCGAAGAACGCGGGTTCGAACTCGCCGACTGA
- a CDS encoding DUF5787 family protein, translated as MNVDSEFVFELGVCAWAERNWPPEGTLPSDTTAIVARQLGTKYRRWDTVVVEANTRKLAERARFGTKRLDGDLLGVVRNAPTEWTWYRDALPEPDYPWRYVREAVHRAAGRGAVDTRRRNNRIELRQKWAYPDWVERVVAIENKPDLTASAARALAGQIERDVALGLCDEVWVATARTDEVIEPVLLEDFPVEAGVLVVDTDEEGGTNAEVAWHPRTLAAHEPGTRIIERATGENAAEFEYASREWKTEKRLGIAERAYERGWRAYADTMRPDCRHFELREDGRTLLPWCAAKGHHQSATECAWSCGSFEPEPPTWRSRGWPIEGGPGKAIKRLLADQRERSRPDLD; from the coding sequence GTGAACGTCGACAGCGAGTTCGTCTTCGAACTCGGGGTGTGTGCCTGGGCCGAGCGCAACTGGCCGCCCGAGGGGACGCTGCCGTCCGACACCACCGCCATCGTCGCCCGCCAGCTCGGGACGAAGTACCGGCGGTGGGACACGGTGGTCGTGGAGGCGAACACCCGGAAGCTCGCCGAGCGGGCGCGGTTCGGCACGAAGCGGCTCGATGGCGACCTGCTAGGAGTGGTTCGCAACGCGCCGACCGAGTGGACGTGGTACCGCGACGCCCTGCCCGAGCCCGACTACCCCTGGCGGTACGTTCGGGAGGCGGTCCACCGCGCGGCCGGTCGTGGAGCCGTCGACACCCGCCGCCGGAACAACCGGATCGAACTCCGCCAGAAGTGGGCCTACCCCGACTGGGTCGAGCGAGTGGTCGCGATCGAGAACAAGCCCGACCTCACCGCGAGCGCCGCCCGCGCGCTCGCCGGTCAGATCGAACGCGACGTCGCGCTCGGGCTCTGTGACGAGGTCTGGGTCGCCACCGCTCGCACCGACGAGGTCATCGAACCCGTGCTGCTGGAGGACTTCCCGGTCGAAGCGGGCGTACTGGTGGTCGATACCGATGAGGAGGGCGGAACGAACGCCGAGGTCGCCTGGCACCCGCGAACCCTCGCGGCCCACGAGCCTGGAACCCGGATCATCGAGCGCGCGACGGGCGAGAACGCCGCCGAGTTCGAGTACGCGAGCCGGGAGTGGAAGACCGAGAAACGCCTCGGGATCGCAGAACGAGCCTACGAGCGCGGCTGGCGGGCCTACGCCGACACGATGCGACCCGACTGCCGACACTTCGAGCTTCGTGAGGACGGTCGAACCCTCCTGCCGTGGTGTGCGGCGAAGGGCCACCACCAGAGCGCGACCGAATGTGCGTGGTCGTGCGGGTCGTTCGAACCCGAGCCCCCGACGTGGCGCTCGCGGGGCTGGCCGATCGAGGGCGGGCCCGGAAAGGCCATCAAACGGCTGCTCGCCGACCAGCGCGAGCGCAGCCGACCCGACCTCGATTAG
- a CDS encoding metallophosphoesterase: MICVVSDTHGTDGHRLTGRTLDAVREADLTLHAGDFTTEAVLDAFEDEARDLRAVHGNNATRGVRDRLPAERVVEHEGVRIAMTHGDRHDETALSLFGREADADLVVFGHSHDPEFVEAGEIGLLNPGSHADPRWYRPGHAELDVDETGIEGRLREPDGEVFETFRLER, from the coding sequence ATGATCTGCGTCGTCTCCGATACACACGGCACCGACGGCCATCGGCTCACCGGTCGAACCCTCGATGCCGTCCGCGAGGCGGACCTCACGCTTCACGCCGGGGATTTCACGACCGAAGCGGTGCTCGATGCCTTCGAAGACGAGGCCCGCGACCTCCGGGCCGTCCACGGCAACAACGCGACGCGCGGGGTCCGCGACCGCCTCCCCGCCGAGCGCGTCGTCGAACACGAGGGGGTTCGGATCGCGATGACCCACGGCGACCGCCACGACGAGACCGCGCTCTCCCTGTTCGGTCGCGAGGCCGACGCGGACCTCGTCGTCTTCGGCCACTCCCACGACCCCGAGTTCGTCGAAGCTGGCGAAATCGGACTCCTCAACCCCGGCAGCCACGCCGACCCACGCTGGTACCGACCGGGACACGCCGAACTCGACGTGGACGAGACCGGTATCGAGGGGCGGCTCCGCGAACCAGATGGCGAGGTCTTCGAGACGTTCCGGCTCGAACGGTAG
- a CDS encoding AAA family ATPase, with product MTDANIDTDTGHPRTARAEPTRQLSVEEVGDLARTVIGNVEDVIVGSHDAIEHIVTTMLARGHVLLEDVPGVGKTMLARAVARSFESSFSRVQFTPDLLPADVTGVNVFNQQSREFEFRPGPVFANVVLADEINRAPPKTQSALLEVMEETQVTVDGTTHRLEEPFTVIATQNSVERNRTYELPIAEVDRFTKRLRLGYPSPDAEAAMLGRVAGTHPIETLDPVASLDQLRGARATVAEITVEAPIRQYVTRLANYTREHAQLGVSPRGSLALLRASQARAALDGQGYVTPDDVQHEAEVTLAHRIRPVSSTDETGREIVRTALSTVRVE from the coding sequence ATGACGGACGCGAACATCGACACCGATACCGGCCACCCGCGAACCGCCCGCGCCGAACCGACCCGCCAGCTCTCGGTCGAGGAGGTCGGCGACCTCGCCCGGACCGTGATCGGGAACGTCGAGGACGTGATCGTCGGGAGCCACGACGCGATCGAACACATCGTGACCACGATGCTCGCGCGCGGGCACGTCCTGCTGGAGGACGTCCCCGGGGTCGGCAAGACGATGCTCGCACGCGCGGTCGCCCGCTCGTTCGAGTCCTCCTTCTCCCGGGTCCAGTTCACGCCCGACCTCCTGCCCGCCGACGTCACCGGGGTCAACGTCTTCAACCAGCAGTCCCGGGAGTTCGAGTTCCGACCCGGTCCGGTGTTCGCGAACGTCGTGCTCGCCGACGAGATCAACCGCGCCCCACCCAAGACACAGAGCGCGCTCCTCGAAGTGATGGAGGAGACCCAGGTCACGGTCGACGGCACCACTCACCGCCTCGAGGAGCCCTTCACCGTGATCGCCACGCAGAACTCCGTCGAACGGAACCGGACCTACGAACTCCCGATCGCCGAGGTCGACCGGTTCACGAAACGCCTCCGGCTCGGCTACCCCTCGCCCGACGCCGAGGCCGCGATGCTCGGGCGGGTCGCCGGCACCCACCCGATCGAGACCCTCGACCCCGTCGCCAGCCTCGACCAGCTCCGCGGCGCGCGCGCCACGGTCGCCGAGATCACCGTCGAGGCCCCCATCAGACAGTACGTCACGCGGCTGGCGAACTACACCCGCGAGCACGCTCAGCTCGGGGTGAGCCCCCGCGGGTCGCTGGCGCTGTTGCGCGCCAGCCAGGCCCGGGCGGCGCTCGACGGCCAGGGATACGTCACGCCCGACGACGTCCAGCACGAGGCCGAGGTCACGCTCGCCCACCGGATCCGACCGGTCTCCAGCACCGACGAGACCGGGCGGGAGATCGTCCGGACGGCGCTCTCGACGGTTCGCGTCGAATGA
- a CDS encoding DUF7859 family protein, translating to MPFGISPALFAVIIVLLLVIFAFFLLFRRTAMAFREGAERGRR from the coding sequence ATGCCCTTCGGCATCAGTCCCGCACTGTTCGCGGTCATCATCGTGCTCCTCCTCGTGATCTTCGCGTTCTTCCTCCTCTTTCGCCGGACCGCGATGGCGTTCCGCGAGGGCGCGGAGCGCGGCCGCCGATAG